CTGAAGAGGCCCCATTGAACTATTTCCTGCCCATTGTCACCTTTCCTGTGCTCTCCTCCGGGTCCTCGCGGAAGGTAATAAACCACCCGGGCCCTGCCACGCCGCCAGGCGCTCCGTCACGGCCGCGCGAGGAAACGCTCCCGAAGCCCGCTCGCAGGGAAACCGTGGCCCGTCCCCTCCCGCTCCCACCTTCCGCGAAAGCAAAGACCAAAACCCACAGAAGTCGAGCAGACTCTCGGGTTACACCCAGTGCACGCACAGACCTCGCCATCCAAGTTCTGCTTTTATGCAGGGAAGCGAGAAAACTTCCAgaaggcggggggcgggggaggtgcGTTTTATTGATTTCAGTCTATTTCCCTCTCCGGGCGCGAGAGGGACTGTGGGCAGAGACTCGGAGCGTGCGATTTCTCTTTCCAAACCCGTGAGGGCTATGGAGAACAGGGGGTGCCCGGTGGGCTGGTCCGTGGTCGAGGGTGTTGGTAGGGTCACCTGAAGCGCCGAGGAACATGTCAGGCCGGGACCGGGCTCGGTGGCAGCTGAGCCTTCAGAAAAGCGCGGAGACCAGCCCGACTCGGGCCAGGCCCTGGGCACGCACTTAGGCCGGGCTGCGCGCGGTGGTCGCGGGCTCGGGCGCGCGTGAGAGCCGCTGTGGGACTGGCATACCTGTGGGGTCCGGGACGccctgggagagagaggaggggaccGCGCGCGCCAGAGAGAGTGGGGGAGCCTCGCGGGCCGCCGAGCAGCCCGTGGGCAAGGTGCGGGCCGGGGCGAGCTCGCGGGCCGGCCAGTCCGCGCCCATCccgtcccccacctcctcccggCCTTCGGGGCCCGCCCAGATGCTTTGATGGAGGTGCAAACATTTGGGGGAGGGCGGAGGTGTAGGGGCTGGGCCGGGGCTCGCAGGGTCCGGCTCCGGATTTACAAAAAGCCGGCGCGGGAGCCCATTGATGACCCCCCGCCTCCGCGGCCCGCCCGGCGGGGTCTGATATGGCCGCGCGCGGCCAATGGGCGGCGGCCCCGGCGCTTCAAAGGGCTCGCGGCCCAATCCGCCGCGCCCCCCTGCGCCACGCTGCAGGCTCTATTTATGCCGAGGGGCGATTTTCCTTCCCAGGAGACCTACTCTCGTCCCTCCTTGCGGGAGTTCAAGTGGAATAACCTCCCCCCCTacccctctcccccgccccctcctctccAGATCGTCGCCTTCCACGGAGGTCGGCGCTGGGTCTGTGCCGTCGCGGGTCTGGGCACTTCTTGGGTCTTCTTGGAAGAGCGGCCGTCTGCGGCGGCGAAGGTGGCGCTCGCGTAGCCAGTCAGGATTTGGGGGGGCGTCGGGGCGCGGGCCGGAGGGAGGATGACCTCCCCGGGCACCGACAGCCCGGGGAAGAGCCTGCAGTACCGGGTGGACCATCTGCTGAGCGCCGTGGAGAGCGAGCTGCAGGCGGGCAGCGAGAAGGGCGACCCCACGGAGCGCGAGCTGCGCGTGGGCCTGGAGGAGAGCGAGCTGTGGCTGCGTTTCAAGGAGCTCACCAACGAGATGATCGTCACCAAGAACGGCAGGTGGGCGCGCCGGGTCCCTGCCCAGCAACTAAATCTCTCCGCTAGTTTCCGCTCGGGCTGGGAATAGACTCGTGTggcctctccctctgcctctgggcCTTCTTCGCAGAATTGTCACTTTCCTGGGGAGGACGGGGTGGCGTCCCTGcgggctcagatagtaaagaagctgcctgctatgcgggagaccccggttctgatttctgggtcgggaagaccccctggagaaggaaatggcaacaggctccagtatccttgcctggagaatcctgtggacacgggagcctggtggactacagtccatgagatcgcaaagactcagacacgactgagaaactaacacaaccctgGGGAGGGGGACTCCCCCGGAACTCGGGGGACCCATGCCTCGCCCACTCTTGCCCCGGGCCTGACCCGTGTGCTGCAGCCTCTACCAGGTCCTGTCCCACCTGCCTCTGGAGGCCGAGGGATGAGGGATGGTGGGGTGGGCGCATGTGGATCTAGGTGAGTCCTGGGAAGGAGCACCGTGCGTGGCCCCTTTTAAGTTCCCAGGGGGAGCTTTGTGTCCCAAATGACAGATGCCCCTGCCTTCGGCCTCACAATCCCATCCAGGGTCCTCCTTCCTTTTCAGGAGGATGTTCCCGGTGCTGAAGGTGAACGTGTCCGGCCTAGACCCCAACGCCATGTACTCCTTCCTGCTGGACTTCGTGGCGGCCGACAACCACCGCTGGAAGTACGTGAATGGGGAGTGGGTGCCGGGGGGCAAGCCGGAGCCACAGGCGCCCAGCTGCGTCTACATCCACCCCGACTCGCCCAACTTCGGGGCGCACTGGATGAAGGCCCCCGTCTCCTTCAGCAAAGTCAAGCTCACCAACAAGCTCAACGGAGGGGGCCAGGTAggtgtgaggggtggggggcgggggccagGTAGGTGTGAGGGGTGGGTGGCGGGGGTCGACTCTAGGAGGGGCCTGCGACTCTGCACCTTCTCGTGGCAGAAAGTGGAAGGGCGCTGCTGGCCTGGAGCTGAAGTCTGCCTTCCTCGATTAAGGCCTCAGTGTTGTTTATAGTAAGCTGATGACAGTAACACCCGGGCCTGGAGAGCGAGTGGGGAGAGGGCGCGAAGCCTGGCCTTTGAACAGGCAGGCAGTTCTCAAGCTTAGGGGAAACTTCTTCAGCCTAGCCTTCCGCTTCCCTGGGGTCGAGAAAATATGCATGTCGAGGGTAAGTGCTCACTTCAGAGCTGAATGTGCGCGTACTGACTGCTCGGAGTCTGCACAGACGTGCAAAGCTGTCCTTTTCTACAGATAGTCTTTCCTTGGGGAGTGTTCCCGAAAGCGGTGCTGGTGCTCAGGCATTCCAAGCTGTCTACAGCTGCCCTGGAAGCCACAGAACTCTGTTCCACCAGGTCGAGCACGTCCGGAAGGGCAGGCGTTGCCTCTGATCCTGTGCAGCGCCTCTCATCCCCTTTCCGACCTAGTCGTGGGAGCAGCGCCTGACGGGCCACCTACCACCTTCAACTTGTTCAGTCTCTCTGTcttgtccgacactttgtgaccccagggactgtagcccgccaggctccactgtccatgggattttccaggcaaggatacaggagcgggttgccatttcctcctccagggtgtcttcccaatccaggtatcccccgtctcctgtgtatcctgcatctcctgcatcgcaggcgatTCTTTATGCCccaaatcaccagggaagcccccagcatcAGCAGTAAAGACATTTTCCTGTGAGCTGCAGGAGTTTCTGCGTTTACATCAGGACAAATGGAAGTTTTGTTGTCTTTAACGGTGGGACTTTGAGGATCGCAGTTCCTGTGTTTGTGTCTCTCTCAGATCATGTTGAACTCCTTACATAAGTATGAGCCTCGAATCCACATCGTGAGAGTTGGGGGTCCACAGCGTATGATCACCAGCCACTGCTTCCCGGAGACCCAGTTCATCGCGGTGACCGCTTACCAAAATGAGGAGGTGAGGCGCGGGCAGTCAGTgggctcttgtgtgtgtgtgtgtgtgtgtgtgtgtgtgtgtgtgtgtgatgagtgtCCTTTAGAGTCTAAGGTTTAGACCGATAATTAATGCCTTTTCAAATAATTTCCCATAACAGTAAATACCAAACgggacagaaggagaaaagtttaaaaataagtactCATTCAAGCACTTTCTCCTTTAGTTTTCCCTAAAAGTGTCTAAATCTAGAAGCATCCACTAAATgctcaaaatgaaaagatgattcAAACATTCAGGTTCAGGACTGTAAGATTTCTTGAGAACAAGACTTCAAAGAGAGAGAGGTGTCTCCTTACTCTGAAAACCTTCCTGAAAGGGTCAGGGGGCACCCCTCCAAGTCTATGCTGTGTGAAGAGTCAAGTAGATACAGCATGCAGTTTAGAGCCTGTGAATCTGTGTCTACGCCTGACACAGACAAAGGACAGACAGTAGGTGATTAGCTGGTCAGGCTGAGAGTGTTGCCTGCCAGCCAGACTAGAAGTCACTCTCTCTAAGTGGACCTGGGTTATGTTTTGAGCCATGTTTGTTAGACGTGAtatttttttagatattttgtTAGACATGCACACAGAATATTTTGTTAGACATGCACACAGAATATTGTCAGCAGtgaagaagtgaaatgaaagtcactcagtcatgtccgactctttgggaccccatggactacacagtccaggcccgaatactggagggggtggcctttcccttctccaggggatcttcccaacccagggatcgaacccaggtctcccgcatagtgggcagattctttactagctgagccacaagggaagcccttgtcagCAGTAGATTAAATTTATTATTGTGAATTCCACTTAGGAAATCAGCATTTAAAAGCTTTACATAAATGTGCTGTTCTTTATGAAATATTATAATTACTTGTCTACTTCAGATTCAAATAGGAAAATATACCTGGAAAGAAGTCtgattatatttgaatatttaaaggGGGTACTGGTGGTACCTGATTTCTTGGTGCCTAATTAAGTCCTCTAACGAGCAGATACTAGTAGATGCAACTTCTTGTTTTTCAGATCACAgctcttaaaattaaatacaacccATTTGCAAAAGCTTTCCTCGATGCAAAGGAAAGGTGAGAGAATGCTAACGATACCCCTTGGGGGAAAAAGTGTGCAGAATGATGCGCTACTGCTGCAGATACTGTTTCCTGAATGTTCTCCTTGACCATTCAATACACTTTCTTGACAGAAGCGATCACAAAGATATGCTGGAAGAAGCAGGAGACGGCCAGCAGTCTGGGTACAACCAATGTACGGTTTGTTGCGCTCTGCCCAGGGGCACCTTGTCTCAGGGACTAGCCTGTCTGGGGCAGGAGGCTGGGGATGGAGAAGACAGAACTTCCGGGTGCCCCTGGGGAGCACACCGCTCTTGGCTGTGCAAGGCAGTGGCCCTGCGTGTTGATGCTGTTCCTACTGGTCATCGAACGGCTGGTCCTCAGCCTCTGCTCCATCGGGGCTTGCGGATGGCGTCCCCCCACCAGCTCACGGGAtttctgacagagaagcctgggttcTTTTGCTTTGAGGCCCCTCcagaggcttcctaggtggcatgatggtaaagaatctgcctgcaagtgcaggagacaaaggagacacaggttcaatccctgggtcgggaagatcccctggaggaggaaatggcaacccgctccagtattcttgcttggggaatcccgtggacagagaagcctggaaggctacaagtccatggaatCAGAGTCCATGGACACGACCGAGGGCTGAGCACACACGAGGCGGCTCCAGCCATGGCTAGGATGGATTGCTGAGACCCTGATTGGTGTTCAGACTCTGCTGTGTTGGGCAGGAGAAGAACTTGGGTCTCATCCACTCTGAGATGGTCTGTCTTTTTGTTAATGGCTGAGAACGGAAGGACCGTCTTTGGGACGGTGCTTCTGATCATGTGTAGCTCTCCTCCAGCTTGCTTCGGGGCTGGGAATGGCCCGCTGGGTCATGCTGGAGACAGCAGCTCGCAGGATGGGCAAGTCTGCTTTCAGTCTGGCCTCCTTTAGGAGTTAGTGAGGTAGTCAGTGGAGTGATGCAGGTCTGTAGCAGAGTCTATCAGGGGAAAAGGCTTTCTCTACCCATCCAGGCGGGGTGGGGACTCAGAGATGAGAAACTGGCAACGATTGGGAGAGAAAAGTTATTGCTGGCTGCTCACTTCTAAGTTCGGGAGGAACCAGAGTGGTGGCTTCCTCAAAGAAccgttttccctttctttctctgtctttctccctccctccttctttatCCTTCATGGACTACTTTAACAAACAGCTCTCCCAAGTGGCTCACGGCTGCCACCTCACAGAGCAGAATATGAACAACTGCTCTGGCCAGCCGTGGGCCAGAGCTTTGTGGCCACGTCTGGACCCTCCTCTTGTTGGAATGCTGTCTGCAGTTAGAGTTTGGGACTTGGAGCCTGAGTAGTTGTCCTAGTGGttgcttttctgaatttttttttttttaaagaggaaaataaagggaATGGAGAAGAAACGTGAGCTGTAAAGGAGGGCAGGGCAGTGTTGGAATGATTCTCTGATTGACCTGTAAGGTGGGAAAGGGTGAGCCGAATGCAGAAGAAAAGCGAGGAGAACACGGGTGCCCGTCCAGGCAGATGAGACTCCTCCGCGTGACGGTGTGGTCTGCAGCGGGGAGGGAAGCGGGGAGAAGCTGGGGGCAGGGCTCTCCCTGTGCGTCCTGAGTCTGAATTTTGTCTGTTTCAACATTTATTCACGCTCAGTAGTTTGGCCTTGAAAACTGACCTGCCTGGAGGGTCAGAACGTCGCGGGGGATATTCTGGGAGGATCCTGGGAGGGGGGACTTTTTTGAGGAAGCCGCACGGCTGGCCGAGGTTGGGGTCAGTCTCCCAGGTTCTCGGGTGCCCTGCGCGTTTGGACACCTTGGCCCTTCTCTGGCCGCACGGGTGACGCCCACGACCCTGAAGCCTGGTCAGGCCCTCGGTGTCCACGGACCCTGAGGAGGAGACCCGCcgctccctggcctctgccccgcTGTCCTTTAGCTTCGTTTCCggccacgtggcttgtgggattttagttccccgaccagggccTGAACCGGGGCCCTCCGCAGTGAGAGCTCGGAGTCCTGAaccctggaccacagggaagccccgtcTTGCCTGTTCGATGATGGAAGGGAGGCCGAGCGGGGTCCTAGATGACGGAAGGGAGCCCAAGCGGGGTCCGCAGCGTGCTTCTCTCACAGCAGGGGGCTGGCTGATCCCCGGAACCAGCACCCTGTGTCcacccgccaccccccacccccagttcggAGGCCCCCTCTCGCTCCCCTCCACGCACGGCTGCGAAAGGTACCCGGCCCTGAGGAGCCACCGGCcagccccctaccccaccccgTACGCGCATCGCAACAGCTCTCCAAGTAAGTCCCGAGCGGAAGCGGAAGGTGGCCGAGGTTGGGGATGCTGGGAAGCCTTCCGGGAAGGGAGAGGCAGTCGGTGAGCGTCCAGGGAGCAGGCTCTTGACTGGCTCGAGAGGGACCTTTTGTGTCCACGTCGCTGCTGGCTCGACCACAGAGACCTCCAGGCCAGGGGCTTTGGGGTTGAATGTGACTGCTACCGCTTGAGCCTCTTTACTTTGGGACCCTGGCCCAGGCTTGCATGTTTTGTGAACCTTGTAAGGTGATGATGCCGGGCCAGCCAGGCACGAGGATTACTAGCTTGACGAGACGCAAGTGTGTTTCTCCAAGTATGAGTCCAGGGTCAGTGGCTCCAGCATCATCTGAAAACTCCCCAGACCCACAGAGTCAGAAGCTCTGGTGGTCCAGCACTTTGTGGTTTAACATGCCCCTAGGGGATACAGGCTTATCCCTGCCCCTAGGTGCAGGCTTGAGTGGTATGAACACTGGGCCAGACAGACCATGAAGACCCCTGGACCTAATTCCTTCTAACACCACGGATGCCCCAGACTTCATTTTGTCTGGctttgaaaggaggaaaaaagcaaatgaacgCCATAAAACAATTAAGCAATTAAAGCTGATTTGAAATGAAAGAAGCTTATTTGGGAAGGAAATAGCAGTCCAGCTAGAGGCtagatcatattttaaattttgccttGAGTAAATGGTTTTCAAAGCCCTTTTAATTCTTAAGCGATAATCCTTTGCAGAAAAGACAGGTAAAAATTACATGGATTTTTCAGTATAATTAATTCTTAATCATGTGACTGGATACCTATTTCTACAGGATACCTATTGAtctaatgataaagaaaaagCCTGGGTGCTGGAATATATTCCAATATGTACATTGACAATGAGTATTGGCCTCTGATGACCGATAAAGCAGGTGGTGATGTAGCTCCAGCTGTTGGTAGCGTTTCAGTGTGTTTTGTCCCTCTTGGAAGCCCCCTCAGTAATGACACTTTCTTACATCTGTAGCCTATTCCGACAGTTCATCTGCATGTCTGTCCATGCTCCAGCCCCATGACAACTGGTCCAGCCTTGGAATGCCTGCCCACACCACCATGCTGCCCATGGGTCCGAACACTGGTCCTCCTGCGGGCTCCAGGTAATGCATGTCTGGGGAGTGAGGCAAAGTGTGGGAACGTGAGTGCCTGTGATGTCATCCCATCCCATCCATTAGCCTGTATCCTACTCTTCACTTACGGGTGACAGGTTTTTATTGATAACTTGACTACTAGCCAGCTATGTCCGGGGCTCCGGGTTACATGACTGCTGTGAGTTCCTGCTTCAGCCTGTCCTCTGGGAGTTCAGTGGTGCTTTCAGGGTGGATGGAGCTGGAATCTCATGGTAGGGAGCAGGGACCCTCTCCTGGCTCTGCTGTTTACTGGTTTATGTGATGGACAAGCCTCCTGAGCGTCGCTTCTTCAGGAAAAGGGCACCAAACAACCCCAGCCTCAGCCCATCTTCACAGGCTTGTAGGTGTACAGGATTGTGGGGTCAGTAGGAGAATCTTGAAGACAAGTTTCCAGAACCTCTTTTGACAGGCGCTATCAAATTAAGGAAATATATTTGTTGGATTTCTGTTGATATAGAATCAGGGTGTTTCTTCACATACAGGTAACTTGAAAAGAATGATGactattttattattaacttGAAAATTGTATAGAGGGAGGTTGGCTTCAAAAAATCAAGCTGGTCGGTCAACGTATTATATTTCTTCATaggatttttataataaaaactaaaatgacaAAGCGAGAGCCCTTTCCATGTTTTCTAAGGAGGAAATGAGTCAACGGTATTAAATGATTAAACAAGTTGGCTCACAGCAAAGTGAGTCTATGGACAAGGCACCTTGACCTCAAAAGCAGTGCCGTTTCTGTGTGGATGCttgctcggttgctcagttgcgtccgactctttggaactccatggactgtacagaatATCAGAATTTGCCTAAGATCTTAATTCTTTATGTTTAGGAAGCAATTCCTTTAAAGTTGGAATCTAATGTTTACTCTTAAAAATAGAGCAAGCAATACATAACCAGGAAGCCTTTCCAGGGCTCCGAGGTCACCTAGAAGACTGCGGTGAGTCGGATGACCTGCAGGTTACAACGGGGTCCCCCTGAGGACTCGAGTGCATCTCGGAGCCTTGCTgcctttcatctgtaaaatggggagagtcCTCTGCCTCACTCCATCACGCCTGTTTGCAAGTCCAAGGGCATCTGAAGTGCAGGATGTGGCCTGGTCAGCCGCATAGCCCACCACAGCCTAAGCCCTCCTTGTTCATTTACGGAAGGATTGATTCTGCTAGAAGAGAGGGACATTTTCCAGAAGCAAAACGTCAGGCTGGTGTAGTGTTGGTCGGGACTGTGTTCTCAGACAGGGGAGGGCTAATGTCCGTTTCCAGTTCCTTCCTTCAGGGATGGGGAAGCAGAGCCTCGAAGGTGGGCTCGGAGCAAGGCTCACCTGACGAAGTGGGTTAACAGGGGTTTGCTTCCAGGTCTGagtcctggggctcttccttctccCGGGGCCACGCTGACATGTGCTGACACATGGTGCCCACAGGGAGTCACCGGAGGATGCCCTCCACCATCCGTGTTTGTCTCCCTCGTAGGAAtgactagcttttttttttttttttttaaagatttgtttatttactaATTCTTTTGGCTGTGGTAGGCCTTCATTGCTACGCagactctctctagttgtggcgagtcgGGGCTTCTCGTTGCGATGCCTGCTTTTGTGgctgagcacgggctccagggtgtgtgggcttcaggagctgcgGCTCACGGGctctccagagcacaggctcagtagctgtggctcgtgggctGATTGCTctggggcacgtgggatcttcccagaccagagattaaacctgtgtcccctgccctggcacgtggattcttaaccaggaccaccagggaggcccaggaaTTACTAGTCAACACAGATGCGTACGCACATCCTCTGAAACATTGGACTCGGTGCATCTGAGAACTTGGATTCTCAGCTTGAGCACAAAGCTGGGGTCTTTGGAGTGGAAGCTAACAGTGCATGTTGAGGCGTTTTTAGGCGGCTCCTAATGATTTTGTTTCTTGTGGGCAGATGAGACGTTACCTCTCTCCGTGTCTGAGTGTGATTTAATCACACAGAGGAAATGAGCTGTTTATGCCCCGGCCATCTGGGGTGGGGTTGGCGGGGGTCTCTTGTCCCCTCCTGCAGCGCCTGACCAGGTCTCTGACCCGTCTGTCTCCCCACTTTTCCATTTCAGCCAGTACCCCAGCCTGTGGTCCGTGAGCAGCGGCGCTGTCGCCCCGGGTGCCCAGGCGGCGGGTGTGCCCAGTGGGCTGGGAGCCCAGTTCTTTCGAGGCTCCTCCGCCCACTCTGCCCCCCTCGCCCACCCGGTCTCGGCATCCTCCTCGTCGGGGTCCCCACTGTACGAGGGGGCCGCCACGGCCACAGACGTTGCCGACAGCCAGTACGACGCCTCGGCCCAGGCCCGCCTCCTGGCCTCGTGGACCGCCGTGTCGCCCCCGTCCATGTGAGCTGGAGCCTGTGCCTGAAAGGAGGCCGGGACTGCAGTGTTTGAGCGGCAGTCTCATGGGGTGCGGGAAGGGGGTCAGGCCTGCTAACCGCCCttcaaaggaaagaggaagaaggttCATGTTCTGTTATGTATCAGGGGTCCCACTGCCAGTGCTGTGCTTCGTCCTCCGTGGTGGCGATGCGTCCTGGGTCCTTTCTGTGCTGCGGGTGAATGCAGGTGTGGAAGCAAGGCGGGGGCCTCCCTCGCCAGGACCCGCAGTGACAGTGACCAGCCAGCATCCAGAAGCCGCGTTTCTCTTACATACAGCCCAGAGATGCCTCTGGCGCATCAGGCTTTGTAACTTCTCCGGTCATACTCGGGGGAGATAAAAAGCACGCTTCCAGTTCTCCTCCCCGTTGCTTTCCAGTAGCTTCTAGGTCCCTTTGGGACCCCTGTGGCTGGGCTCCTAGTCGGAGCCCAGCTGAGACAGAATTGAGCCACTCTTGGGGGACAGCAGATGGTCGTTGAAACAACAGTGTCCAGCTCTGCCTGCTAGAATGTTTGCTTTTGAGCATAGGTAGCTGATCTCTTGTACTGTTAAACCGACAactgtttatgtttttcttttgacaaACTAGCCAAAGACAATCAGCAGAAAGTATTTTCTGCAAAATAAAGGCAATGTGCAAAATTCGGTTGGTCTAGTTATTATTTAAAACCCTTCTTTCGGAATGAGACTTTGCTCGTGCTTACGACTGTCCTGGAGGAGCTTTTCAGTCTGTGATGGA
The nucleotide sequence above comes from Bubalus bubalis isolate 160015118507 breed Murrah chromosome 10, NDDB_SH_1, whole genome shotgun sequence. Encoded proteins:
- the TBXT gene encoding T-box transcription factor T isoform X1, producing MTSPGTDSPGKSLQYRVDHLLSAVESELQAGSEKGDPTERELRVGLEESELWLRFKELTNEMIVTKNGRRMFPVLKVNVSGLDPNAMYSFLLDFVAADNHRWKYVNGEWVPGGKPEPQAPSCVYIHPDSPNFGAHWMKAPVSFSKVKLTNKLNGGGQIMLNSLHKYEPRIHIVRVGGPQRMITSHCFPETQFIAVTAYQNEEITALKIKYNPFAKAFLDAKERSDHKDMLEEAGDGQQSGYNQSGGWLIPGTSTLCPPATPHPQFGGPLSLPSTHGCERYPALRSHRPAPYPTPYAHRNSSPTYSDSSSACLSMLQPHDNWSSLGMPAHTTMLPMGPNTGPPAGSSQYPSLWSVSSGAVAPGAQAAGVPSGLGAQFFRGSSAHSAPLAHPVSASSSSGSPLYEGAATATDVADSQYDASAQARLLASWTAVSPPSM
- the TBXT gene encoding T-box transcription factor T isoform X2, coding for MTSPGTDSPGKSLQYRVDHLLSAVESELQAGSEKGDPTERELRVGLEESELWLRFKELTNEMIVTKNGRRMFPVLKVNVSGLDPNAMYSFLLDFVAADNHRWKYVNGEWVPGGKPEPQAPSCVYIHPDSPNFGAHWMKAPVSFSKVKLTNKLNGGGQIMLNSLHKYEPRIHIVRVGGPQRMITSHCFPETQFIAVTAYQNEEITALKIKYNPFAKAFLDAKERSDHKDMLEEAGDGQQSGYNQWGWLIPGTSTLCPPATPHPQFGGPLSLPSTHGCERYPALRSHRPAPYPTPYAHRNSSPTYSDSSSACLSMLQPHDNWSSLGMPAHTTMLPMGPNTGPPAGSSQYPSLWSVSSGAVAPGAQAAGVPSGLGAQFFRGSSAHSAPLAHPVSASSSSGSPLYEGAATATDVADSQYDASAQARLLASWTAVSPPSM
- the TBXT gene encoding T-box transcription factor T isoform X3: MTSPGTDSPGKSLQYRVDHLLSAVESELQAGSEKGDPTERELRVGLEESELWLRFKELTNEMIVTKNGRRMFPVLKVNVSGLDPNAMYSFLLDFVAADNHRWKYVNGEWVPGGKPEPQAPSCVYIHPDSPNFGAHWMKAPVSFSKVKLTNKLNGGGQIMLNSLHKYEPRIHIVRVGGPQRMITSHCFPETQFIAVTAYQNEEITALKIKYNPFAKAFLDAKERSDHKDMLEEAGDGQQSGYNQSYSDSSSACLSMLQPHDNWSSLGMPAHTTMLPMGPNTGPPAGSSQYPSLWSVSSGAVAPGAQAAGVPSGLGAQFFRGSSAHSAPLAHPVSASSSSGSPLYEGAATATDVADSQYDASAQARLLASWTAVSPPSM